From Chloroflexota bacterium:
CTCAAAATGGCGAGACAAAAGTGGATTTGCCACCGGAACGATCGTGAGGGCAGCGGCCACGAGCATTAGCAAAATGGGGTCTCCCATAACAGCGGCAATAGTCATAGCGCCGAAAAGTGCTGTCATCATTACAACCACGCTCTTAAGATTGTGTTTACATGCCAAGTGCGCCATTTCATGTGCTATTACCGCGTTGCCCGCCCGGGTCCAGAGGCACGAGTTTAGGCCTTCAGTGATGTAGAGCCCTTGGCTGCCCACCCATGCATTGATGTGCCCCCCCTCCACTACCTTCATTACTTTGGGGGGACGCACGTTGAGGCGTTGTGCAACTTCAACCACTGCCGAAGGAACTCGCACCTCTTTTGGCCGAACGAGTCTCAACATATTGCGGAGGTCTTTGGGAATGAACTGAAGTGCGTATTGGGTAATGGTGAAGGGCAATAGCAAGATCCAAACAGGGCCGCTTATGGACGCTAGCCATGCCAGGCCGAATGCAATGGCTATGGTAAGGGCCACAAGCCCTACCAAAGCACTAATCCTTAATGTCAGCAATCCCGAGTAGGTCACAACTAATTCCTGCTAGAGTCTCGCAATACAAATTCTAGCAGGGAAATAGACTTGAATTCAACTAATTCATCATCAACCCTATGCTTGCATTGACAGTCGAAGGCAAGGCGGGAGAACCGTTACGGGAATCTGCCTGACTCACCCACTACCCCTTCCCGCTCGCCGCCCGTATCTCCGCTATCTGCGCCAGCAGCGCCTCGTCGTCCAGCTCCAGGTCGATGGGCTCGCCGAAGGGCTGCGGGAACTCGACGGGGATGGAGTAGTAGACCTCCAGGTAGTTGTTCTCCGGGTCGCGGAAGTAGATGCTCGCCGTGTTCCCGTGGGTGA
This genomic window contains:
- a CDS encoding M48 family metalloprotease, which encodes MTYSGLLTLRISALVGLVALTIAIAFGLAWLASISGPVWILLLPFTITQYALQFIPKDLRNMLRLVRPKEVRVPSAVVEVAQRLNVRPPKVMKVVEGGHINAWVGSQGLYITEGLNSCLWTRAGNAVIAHEMAHLACKHNLKSVVVMMTALFGAMTIAAVMGDPILLMLVAAALTIVPVANPLLSRHFEFEADRRAASVVGIESMSHALQVVAERSEWGEERDTHPSIERRLERLLSSRGKS